The sequence GTGCAcggggtgggggcaggtgggcGGGGGCTGGGGTTTGGGCCCTGCCTGACCCTGCAGCAGCTCTGGAGGGTGAGCTGCACCTGAGCCTGGGTCCAACCCAGGCAGGAACGGGCTCTGTCCTCCTGCACAGCCGGAACCAGCGGCCACTGATTAACCTCGGGGCGCTTCCCTCTCTCCTGGCTCTGGAAGCCGCAGCACAACAGCAGTCTCAGGAGAAGGCTGCAGGGCGGCGTCCAGTGAAGCAGAGCACCCAGACGCTGGGCccaggcagggggcaggggaagggctCACCCTGGGTGACACGAAGAGGCCAGCCCCGGGTGCAGGGAGGGTCCCAGTTCCTCCTCCCTGTGTGACCCCTGGGGTCCTGgtgctgctggtgggagtgcagggatggagggacGCCCAGCACACAGCCAGACCCTCCCCTCTACCCTCCCTGGCCAGGGGAACAGAGCTTGgagcaggcaggggcaggggtgcgGGACCGAGAGAAGTGAGGGTTGCAAGTGGGGAAGGGGATTGGACAGAGATCTGAGAGAAGGGGACGGGAGGTGACTCTTCCCAAGAAGGAAGCTCAGCTTATCCTCCACCTGGACCCACAGATGGGCATTTGCCAATATAGACCAGGAAGAGGGAACGTTTGCCAATGCAGCCCCCTGGGAGGGGCATGACCACCTGGTGACCATGCTCAGTGCCAAAGCTGGGGCCTGAGAGCTCAGAGGGTGGCCCACTGGTGCCCACAGCCAGGCACTAGCCGgcctctcccaccccagcccgcACCCCTGCAGGTGGAGGGGGTGCCACACGGCCAGGCActagccctctcctgccccagcccgcACCCCTGCAGGTGGAGGGGGTGCCACACGGCCAGGCActagccctctcctgccccagcccgcACCCCTGCAGGTGGAGGGGGTGCCACACGGCCAGGCActagccctctcctgccccagcccgcACCCCTGCAGGTGGAGGGGGTGCCACACGGCCAGGCActagccctctcctgccccagcccgcACCCCTGCAGGTGGAGGGGGTGCCACACGGCCAGGCActagccctctcctgccccagcccgcACCCCTGCAGGTGGAGGGGGTGCCACACGGCCAGGCActagccctctcctgccccagcccgcACCCCTGCAGGTGGAGGGGGTGCCACACGGCCAGGCActagccctctcctgccccagcccgcACCCCTGCAGGTGGAGGGGCGCTGGCTCACCCTGCAGCTGGCAGCCAGCCACGCAAACCTGGTCTCTCCGGCCGACCCTCTGAGGCTCGCTCTCCACTCCATCCAGACCAGGGACGGTGGGGACGTGGACTTCGTGCTGTTCTGGAAGTAAGCATGGCTCCTGCTACCCCTCTCAGGTGCTCACTCTCAGACCCAGGGACCCCCAAGGGACAGTGACAGTGTTCCGAGGCAGAGGAACACATCACACCAAGCTGAGGCCCAAGACCCCGCTCCAAGAGGGGCAAGCTCGAAAGCTGCCAGAGGCCGGCGGGCAGGAAACACCAGCCCAGCCCCGGAGGCCACGTCCAGTCGCAGCAGACATGCCCATTGGGCCATGGGCCTGTGTTCCAGCTGTGAAGGAAGCCCGGGTCTGGCGTTTTAAATGTGCGATCTCCAGTGTTTGAAAGTTGCCTAATTCCCAACAACCCCCTCCCAAGGAGCACAGCCACCCGGGTCCACGCCCCTTTCAGCCCCAATGTAAGTCAGGGAATCCCAAGGACAGCTGCACTGTCAGCAAAAGAAAATCGGCCGTGGGGACAAGCTGTGCTGAGCCCAGTGACACCGACAACAAGCTCACATTGTTCCACCTGCACCCACAGCTCTGAAGGCAGTGAGACCCACATCCTAGTAACCACTCAGTCATAGACACACCGTGTGGGGGCCTGCAGAGTCCCGGGGTTGGCGGGTACCCACCCCAAATGAGAAACTGAAGACCCCAGAGAAAAGAGCATGGGAGTAAGGGGGGCTCTGTCTGTGCACAGAGGCAGGAGCATGGGGGTGAGGGTCCTCTGTCTATGTACAGAGGCAAGAGCATGGGGGTGAGGGACTCTGTCTGTGCACAGAGCCAGAGCAAGTGGGGACAGGCAGGACAGGCAGGGTCCCAGCCCCTAAGACCTGCAGTTCGGAGCCGAGGCCAGACTGGGACCAACCCACTCCAGGAGGTTTGGTGTCATCCCAGAAATGAGGAGGACCCCACTTCCTCACTCCAACCCCATCCCCAGCACCCCCTGGGCATCGCCTCCTCCTGGCTGCATGACCCTGGTGCCTGTGCCAGGACAAGGCTGACCCTGAGCCTGGGGAGCTGATGCCCTGGGGAGGACAGGAGGGCTCTCAGCTGGTGGCACCCCAGTGTCCGCTGGTAGAGAGGCCTGAGAGGGTCACAATATCCTGGGGCAAGACAACAGGACAGAGTTGGAGGCTGACCAGGCCCTGgttcccttctcctttcccagGGGAGAAGGGGTGTGTAAAGAAGCAAACATCACCGTCCATCCAACCCAGTTGCAAGGCCAGTACCAAGGCTCCTGTGAGTGCCCCTGTCCGGGATCCAGGCTGGGCTCTGAGTGGGGAGAGGCGAGCAAGGGACGCTCGGACGCCCGGTCCTGGCCGCAACACTCAGGAGGGGGCTGTTGGCTTTGGGGGAAGACCAGGTGCTGGAAGGAGGCCGTGCATCCTCTTGGTTGCACTGCACTGTCCACAGGGCTTGGGGGGGGTCCagggcctgggggacagaggagcGAGGCATCGTGTATCACCTGGCCCCGGGGTCTCCCACAGTTGAGGGCGGCAGCATGCACCTACGCTTCGTCAGCACCGACTACAGCAACCTCATTCTTTACGTGCGCTTTGAGGATGACGAGATCACCAGCCTGTGGGTGCTACTGGGTAAGTGGCCAGCTCTCCCCAGCGCTGGCCGAGGCAGTGCCCCGGTTCCCAGATAGGAAGGAGGAGCTGCCGGACACTCCCGGGTCTGTGCGGAGACTTGCCGTCCTGTCGGGGAGGGGCCTTCTGTGCAGGGTGTTCTGAGGGCTCAGGCAGCCTCGGGCTGAGCTGCAGCTGAGCGCACCCTCAGGGAGGGTGTCCCCACGCAGGACGTGCACTGTGGGTCGGCTACGAGGTGGGCACGGCTCTGGGCGCTGCACTGGGAGCTTGAATTATCAGTGGATGGAactgagaaaatgctttccttGTCTTCCTCCTTATCAAGCAATGTCTCGGGGTCCTGTGGGGTTCCTGAAAGTAAAAGCACCGTGGGAGAAGGGCTCGAAGGGCACAGGGGACAGAGTCGGGGACATCGAGGGGCTGCAGTGTCCTGAAGACAGGTGGAGATAGATGGGCCTGGGGGCATTTCAGGGCAGAGGATCAGCCGGAGCCCGAGCCCgggatggggtgggggagcgGGACAGCAGCAGTCGAGAGGCCCCAGGGCTGAGAAGGTTGAGGGGGTGGGAAGGGTGGCGCCAGGCCGGAACTCGGGACCCTCTGGGGATCTCCACTGAGGCGGGCCAGGCCTGACTCCCTCCTTCCAGGGGCACTTTACCTGCTGTGCTCAGAACAGTCCTGTGTTTAGAGGAGACAAGGTTGGGGCCACTGCAATCAGAGCTGGCTGGGCCCGGGAGGTCGCAGAGGGGGTGCTGCCGTGGGCCGACGAGCCCCCAGCCCATGGCAACTTAGCGGTGGGGTAGCAGATGCCCAGGGCTTCTGCCTCCCCGTTGTTCTCCGCAGAGGAGGAGGGCAGAAAAGACAGAGGCTCCAGGCCTCAGTCCCTCACTGTCAGCTCCTCTGATTCCAGCCAGAAGAATGCAGGAGGACCCCAAATGGGTGGGAAGATACTTGGAGTACGTGGAGAAATTCCACCTACAGAAAGCCCCAGTCTTCAACATAGATGGTGAGCACTGCCCCCCAGCCACGTCCCGGAGCCGGACGGGAGGAAGACCCAAGGGTCTGGGCCTGGTCTTCCCAGCCAGCACCACGGAGGGTGTAGcccatccccactccctccctttACGGCCAGGCCTGCGCGGGCTGCTTCAGGGGCTGCCGGATCTCACCAGCCCCACGTGACACAATGATAGGGGCCCGATGCCGTCTCCACTCTTCAGATGTGGCTCAGAGATGTTCAGTAACAAGGCCAAGTTGCACagccaggaggaggagctggaagGGATCCAgatctcctgcctcctgagccaAGTGCCCAGCCAGCCTCTCCCCTCTCTTGCCTCCCAACACATCATTCAGTCAATCAACAAACACACGGGCCAGGCCTGTTCTGGGAGTTTGGGCTTCACTTAGAACAAGATAGACGCATCATCCAGCCCTAGTGCAGGTTACGTTGTAGCAAGCGTTGTAATTACCTGATTTGTTAGAGGCAAGGGCTACAGGGGTGGAAGTGGGGGCTAGGGTAGGGTTTGGGGAGCCTGACCATGCTGTGTGAGTACAGGCAGCCAGGGTGGGTGGCCCTGAGATGGGATGAGGTGAGGAAGGCTCCCTGGAAGAAGAGTCATGCAGATGGAACAGGAGTCGAGCAGAGGAGGGCAGGGATGAGATCCAAGGCTGAGTGGGGCAGTGGTGGGGCCTTGTGGGTCCCCAAGGGAACTGGGTTTCCACAGAGCACAGGGCCCTGGCAGGACACAGCCAACATGGGGAGGCAGAAGGCCAGGTGATGCCACTGAGGGACGGCTGTTTTGTGCTATGTGATTGATTGATGGATTGATTGATTtcaaaatgaatgagtgaagtcCTCAGAATcaccaactttttcttttctgctccacaggcccttgtcccccaccccgaGCCTAGGTCTGGCGGCTCCGGAGTCTTCCTGCCTGGGCCCCTTACCCCTCTGTTGCCCTCAGGCCCCCCTTCCACCTCCTTCACCTTggtttgtggcctagactgccccAGCTGCCTGCTGGAAGCCTTTTGCATCTCAGGGACCCAACGAAGCTCCCCAGCCTGGGGCCCAACCCTGCCTGTCTCCTGGTCCCCTCCCCTGCTGGGAAGGCCTCTTCCTTCTCTGGGTCTCCAGGTCCTACCAACCACCTGCCAACCAACAGCCAAGGGCCAACAGCATGCCCCAGCCTGGCCTGTGGACTTGGAGCACACCCAGGGTGGTGAGGAGGGGGCACGTAGCCCCCTGAGCTCCTGCCCACAGCACCAGATGCCTCCAAAACATATACAATGAGTGCAACACTGTAGCCCCAGGCGCCTCCGATGCACCCCCCGAGAGCTGCTGGGGTGGCCCCCAAGTGTCCTTCAGGAACTTGACCCCATGGAGGCTGTTCTCAGACTCCAGCTCGTCTCCACTCTGACCCGCCTCACCTGGGTCTGCTGGGGACCCTCTAGAGAGCCGGCCTCCATGCTCCGTGAGCAAACACATATGTCCCTACCGAGGTCCGAGAACCCTGAGTGAGCCCAGCTCCAGACCCTGCTCCCCGTAGGAGTCCAGCGGAGCCGCCAGGTAAACAAGGACGGCTCTACCTGTGTGGCAGGTGAGACTGGCCAACGCCCACTCCTCCGAGCCCAGGATTCTGAAGGGCAGCACCCGCTTCTGCTCCCGGTGAGCCAGGGCCACCCATTGGCAGGGCAGGCTCTGAGGAAATTGGGTCAAGGACTTGATACTTGTCGTCCTTGAAACTCCCAAGACAGGTATGGCCAGAGGCTGCCCCGAAAACGCCTCCAGTGAggccttctcccccttctcccccttctcccgcTTCTCCCCCATGTGGGATAAACACAACGGAACGAAACCCAGAGCTGGTGGTGAAGCTGATGATGAAGCCCCACGGTTCTCCTGAAAATCAACAAGCCCGGCTggaaaaacacaaggaaaaacGACACTCACAAAGCACACGTGTAACGAGAGGTTTATGGAATTTGTAAGATCataaaaaatagctttttctgGGGCCCTAAAATGACCGGGATAAAGAGCGACGCGAGAGTGCTGTGTCTGTCTCAGCATCGCTGAGTTGATAACCTCAGGTTCACCCACACActtcagcaattccattactctTCCAGTGGGATTTTCCCCAAACTGCAGATCTGtatctaaaatttacatgaaggaataaatgtttgcaaacatttttaaaagaagcatcATGCAGATGGCTGTACCATTCTATCCTAATATCAAACAGCAGTGATGAGAAGCGTTGTGACATTAGCTCAGGGCAAAAGAACAGCAAGAAACTGGGTATCAAGTCAAGGAATGAACCCGAATGTATACAACAACTTCAGAGATGGTACAAATGGCCTGTCCTAAAAAAGCATTATTTATTCAATACATAGTGTGGAGGGAAATGGGCAAGACAGATCGGGGGAAATGAGATTGGCTATCTCACCTACACATTATCTTAAAATTCGTTCCTGATCAATTCTGAATAAAAGGAAGGACATCTTGAAACTTCTTTCTATAACTTGCGGATGGGGTGCCTACACGGACAGTATCAACACCAGGGGAAAGGTTGAGAGCTTTCAACTTGGCACATCAAAGGCATCATCAACACTatcaaaatggaaagaacaatCTGAAATTAACATTTGCAGCAAAAGTGACAAAAGATTCATATCACATATGCAAATACATATGTAAATCAGAACTCCTtgaagggccaggcgtggtggctcatgcccgtaatcccatcACTGTGGAAGGCTGGGGGCCAAacgatggtttgagcccaggagtttgagaccagcctgggcaacataacaagaccctgtctctaaaaaaaaaatacttaaaaaaaaaaaagcagtcccaaattaaaaaaagaaaaagaaaaaaaatagctgtgcattgtgatatgcacctgtagttgcagctacttggaaggctaaggctgGCAGATccctcgagctcaggagtttgaggctgcagtaagccatgacatcacaccactgcactccagcttgggcaacagagtgagatcctgtctctgaaagtaaaaagaaaaaaagcactgaGCAAAAGATAGGAAAGGCTATTTGCATAGATCAAAAGGCTGATTCAAAGGTTTgactttggccaggtgcagtggctcatgcctgtaatcccagcacttagagaggccgaggcgggcagatcatgaggtcaggagatcgagaccatcctggtttacacggtgaaatcctgtctctactaaaaatacaaaaattagctgggggtggtggtgcacaccgatagtcccagctactcaggaggctgaggcaggagaatggtgtgaacccgggaggcggagcttgcatgaGCCGAGtctggactccagtctgggtgatagagcaagactctgtctcgaaaaaaaaaaaggtttgactTCATAAGtaatcaaataaaaaagagaggcCATTTATTATTGCTCATCAAATTGGCAAAATTGAACTACTTCTAGAAATCAGTTTAGCACCCACCGTGAGGGAGGCACGTGCTGGTTGGGGGGGATAGACGCTGGCTTTTCTGAGTGACCGGGTTTCTAAGTCTCCTAAGCAGGCTTGCCCTGGCACCTGGAAATTCTAAACATTGACAAGCTTACCTGTTGTCCTGCCACGCAAATCAAGAAATTTACAATGCTTTAATACTgattccataatttttaaaactaaaacttcAGAAGCCTTCTCAGTAAGTCTTCTAGCCTCATCCATAAATtggcaggaaaaataaaagaagttttgTTTAGTTCAGTACACCCCACCCTTTCCAGATCTGGCCCAAGTAATTACTAAAACTGTATATATAGGGTGTGTGGCTAATGTAATATCTATTTTCACCCTTTTGAAactttcatagtttttttttttttaaatatgagagcTACT is a genomic window of Chlorocebus sabaeus isolate Y175 chromosome 12, mChlSab1.0.hap1, whole genome shotgun sequence containing:
- the LOC103239648 gene encoding beta-lactoglobulin → MALEKGPLLLLALGLGLAGAQKALEEVPVQPDFDAQKVEGRWLTLQLAASHANLVSPADPLRLALHSIQTRDGGDVDFVLFWKGEGVCKEANITVHPTQLQGQYQGSFEGGSMHLRFVSTDYSNLILYVRFEDDEITSLWVLLARRMQEDPKWVGRYLEYVEKFHLQKAPVFNIDGPCPPPRA